The Sebastes umbrosus isolate fSebUmb1 chromosome 23, fSebUmb1.pri, whole genome shotgun sequence genome contains a region encoding:
- the LOC119482819 gene encoding toll-like receptor 1 has protein sequence MSTQRTNVALLIGTIAIVSLMKPDCVAVEGDEKGFKLCVTSRRAMKDLSHHNLTNVPSDLPSDLQYLDISHNSIQRLNGAPFSGLSRLCYLKVTHCGLQEISPSVFSHIPALKVLNISYNDLPVVPDISSKLLKILDLANNLYNSYQIPASFQNLTNLDVLSLGSTAALSVHYNDFDPLTNVSLHHLVLGAGIHWQTYDSGALAKLTSLQTFTLFASFCGDSSMFENVLVDLNVTRATSLRFITLFPDNCNVTDPFFNNLRTMPFVQNLTVENTWINSSFMEVLLKNVWLSYLYDLSFVNITYNEDTPDGFQFRTINHTVNLCSITFNGVNHYQYRYPTINISLETVSNLTYFKFSGTGMNILPCKLLSALPSLETLDLSDNLLTDSGFWWYHCSYTSVFPKLRRLSLNKNRFSSLSFISEKTHQMKTLESLDLSFNSIYLDKDCSWPDQLTELRLANNNLGNRVFQYLSMNFERIDLSKTGITAITQEDMSRFPKLTHLQLSSNSIQVIPADLSSLVLLSLYVDQNAITSISGEVLAGLPRLQTLKAGSNPFVCSCDSYWFVSVLNKSLLPDWPLDYTCSTPPSFAGLSLSEYKTSELSCEMWLQAAVAIPVIIMICAVIGLVFYKCDGVWYTKMLWVWIRVKRRGRKRSSRLQNASYSYHAFISYSHQDSGWVDGQLAPSLEGAGLSLCVHERDFVPGEWIIDNIINCVESSYKTLFVLSKQFVQSEWCNYELFFAQHRAISVQQDSLVFILLEPIPTDSLPKKFLRLRSLLRQQTYLEWPKDERKQQLFWASLKSMLRMADKSMVLKDVALAIADTAPLLTDQV, from the exons ATGTCCACACAAAG GACAAACGTAGCTTTGCTGATTGGGACCATTGCCATCGTGTCCCTGATGAAACCGGACTGTGTGGCTGTAGAAGGAGATGAAAAGGGATTTAAACTGTGCGTCACATCGAGGCGAGCGATGAAAGACCTCTCTCATCACAATCTGACCAACGTTCCCTCCGATCTTCCCAGTGACCTGCAGTATTTGGACATTTCACACAACTCCATCCAGAGACTGAACGGAGCTCCGTTTTCTGGACTGTCCCGGCTCTGTTATCTGAAGGTAACTCACTGTGGCTTGCAGGAGATCTCTCCCAGTGTCTTCAGTCACATACCAGCACTCAAAGTTCTCAATATATCCTACAATGACTTACCTGTCGTCCCTGACATTTCATCTAAACTGCTGAAAATCCTTGATTTGGCAAACAATCTGTACAACAGCTATCAAATTCCAGCCTCATTTCAGAACCTAACGAATCTGGATGTGCTGTCATTAGGTAGCACAGCGGCTCTGTCGGTCCACTACAATGACTTTGATCCATTGACCAACGTTTCTCTGCATCACCTGGTGTTGGGAGCAGGAATTCACTGGCAAACGTATGATTCTGGTGCTCTCGCAAAACTGACGTCTCTTCAAACATTCACactttttgcatctttttgcgGAGATTCCAGCATGTTTGAGAACGTCCTCGTGGACTTGAATGTGACGAGGGCAACATCACTGAGATTCATCACTCTATTTCCAGACAACTGCAACGTGACCGACCCCTTTTTTAACAACCTGAGAACTATGCCATTTGTACAGAATCTCACCGTAGAAAACACCTGGATCAACAGCTCATTTATGGAGGTGCTTCTGAAGAACGTGTGGCTCTCCTACCTTTATGACCTCTCATTTGTCAACATCACTTATAATGAAGATACACCAGACGGGTTTCAGTTTCGCACCATTAATCACACAGTCAATCTTTGCTCAATTACCTTCAATGGTGTTAATCATTATCAATACAGGTACCCCACAATCAACATTAGTTTAGAGACCGTCTCAAATCTGACTTACTTCAAGTTCTCTGGGACCGGAATGAACATTTTACCGTGTAAACTCCTGTCTGCCCTGCCATCACTGGAGACGCTGGATCTGTCAGATAACCTCTTAACGGATTCAGGCTTCTGGTGGTATCACTGTTCGTACACCTCCGTCTTCCCCAAACTCAGGAGACTGTCTTTGAACAAGAACCGCTTCAGCAGTCTCTCCTTTATCTCTGAGAAGACGCATCAGATGAAGACATTAGAGTCTCTGGACCTCAGCTTCAACTCCATCTACTTGGACAAGGACTGCTCTTGGCCTGATCAGCTGACTGAGCTCCGCCTGGCGAACAACAACCTGGGCAACAGAGTCTTTCAATACCTGTCCATGAACTTTGAGAGGATTGACTTGTCAAAGACGGGAATAACAGCCATAACGCAGGAGGATATGTCTCGGTTTCCCAAGCTGACACACCTCCAACTCAGCTCCAACAGCATCCAGGTGATCCCTGCAGATCTCAGCTCCCTGGTTCTGCTCAGCCTCTACGTAGACCAGAACGCTATCACATCTATATCCGGGGAGGTCTTGGCAGGACTTCCCAGACTTCAGACCCTCAAAGCTGGAAGCAATCCATTCGTCTGCTCATGTGACTCCTATTGGTTCGTCTCTGTTCTCAACAAGTCTTTGCTCCCGGACTGGCCCTTAGATTATACATGCAGCACCCCGCCATCTTTTGCAGGCCTGTCTCTCTCAGAGTACAAAACCAGTGAGCTGTCATGTGAGATGTGGCTTCAAGCTGCAGTTGCTATTcctgtaataataatgatatgtgCAGTCATAGGTCTGGTCTTCTATAAATGTGACGGAGTGTGGTATACAAAGATGTTATGGGTGTGGATCAGGGTGAAGAGGAGAGGCAGGAAACGCTCCAGCAGGTTGCAGAATGCATCATATAGTTATCACGCGTTCATCTCCTACAGTCATCAGGACTCCGGCTGGGTGGACGGCCAGCTGGCGCCCTCTCTGGAAGGTGCCGGGCTTTCACTCTGCGTTCACGAGCGTGACTTCGTCCCCGGCGAGTGGATCATAGACAACATCATCAACTGTGTGGAGTCCAGCTACAAGACGCTGTTTGTCCTCTCCAAACAGTTTGTCCAGAGCGAATGGTGCAACTACGAGCTCTTCTTTGCCCAGCACAGAGCCATCAGCGTCCAGCAGGACTCTTTAGTCTTCATACTTCTGGAGCCCATTCCGACAGACTCTCTGCCCAAGAAGTTCTTGAGACTTAGAAGTTTACTGAGGCAGCAGACGTACCTCGAGTGGCCCAAGGATGAACGGAAGCAGCAGCTTTTCTGGGCAAGTCTTAAATCCATGCTGCGCATGGCAGACAAATCTATGGTTCTGAAGGACGTGGCTTTGGCCATTGCCGATACAGCACCTCTACTTACAGATCAAGTGTAA
- the LOC119482818 gene encoding toll-like receptor 1, translated as MSTQRTNVALLIGTIAIVSLMKPDCVAVEGDEKGFKLCVTSRRAMKDLSHHNLTNVPSDLPSDLQYLDISHNSIQRLNGAPFSGLSRLCYLKVTHCGLQEISPSVFSHIPALKVLNISYNDLPVVPDISSKLLKILDLANNLYNSYQIPASFQNLTNLDVLSLGSTAALSVHYNDFDPLTNVSLHHLVLGAGIHWQTYDSGALAKLTSLQTFTLFASFCGDSSMFENVLVDLNVTRATSLRFITLFPDNCNVTGPFFNNLRTMPFVQNLTVENTWINSSFMEVLLKNVWLSYLYDLSFVNITYNEDTPDGFQFRTINHTINLCSITFNGVTHYQYRYPTINISLETVSNLNYIKFSGTGMNILPCKLLSALPSLETLDLSDNLLTDSGFWWYHCSYTSVFPKLRRLSLNKNRFSRLSFISEKTHQMKTLESLDLSFNSIYLDKDCSWPDQLTELRLANNNLGNRVFQYLSMNFERIDLSKTGITAITQEDMSRFPKLTHLQLSSNSIQVIPADLSSLVLLSLYVDQNAITSISGEVLAGLPRLQTLKAGSNPFVCSCDSYWFVSVLNKSLLPDWPLDYTCSTPPSFAGLSLSEYKTSELSCEMWLQAAVAIPVIIMVCAVIGLVFYKCDGVWYTKMLWVWIRVKRRGRKRSSRLQNASYSYHAFISYSHQDSGWVDGQLAPSLEGAGLSLCVHERDFVPGEWIIDNIINCVESSYKTLFVLSKQFVQSEWCNYELFFAQHRAISVQQDSLVFILLEPIPTDSLPKKFLRLRSLLRQQTYLEWPKDERKQQLFWASLKSMLRMADKSMVLKDVALAFADTAPVLTDQV; from the exons ATGTCCACACAAAG GACAAACGTAGCTTTGCTGATTGGGACCATTGCCATCGTGTCCCTGATGAAACCGGACTGTGTGGCTGTAGAAGGAGATGAAAAGGGATTTAAACTGTGCGTCACATCGAGGCGAGCGATGAAAGACCTCTCTCATCACAATCTGACCAACGTTCCCTCCGATCTTCCCAGTGACCTGCAGTATTTGGACATTTCTCACAACTCCATCCAGAGACTGAACGGAGCTCCGTTTTCTGGACTGTCCCGGCTCTGTTATCTGAAGGTAACTCACTGTGGCCTGCAGGAGATCTCTCCCAGTGTCTTCAGTCACATACCAGCACTCAAAGTTCTCAATATATCCTACAATGACTTACCTGTCGTCCCTGACATTTCATCTAAACTGCTGAAAATCCTTGATTTGGCAAACAATCTGTACAACAGCTATCAAATTCCAGCCTCATTTCAGAACCTAACGAATCTGGATGTGCTGTCATTAGGTAGCACAGCGGCTCTGTCGGTCCACTACAATGACTTTGATCCATTGACCAACGTTTCTCTGCATCACCTGGTGTTGGGAGCAGGAATTCACTGGCAAACGTATGATTCTGGTGCTCTCGCAAAACTGACGTCTCTTCAAACATTCACactttttgcatctttttgcgGAGATTCCAGCATGTTTGAGAACGTCCTCGTGGACTTGAATGTGACGAGGGCAACATCACTGAGATTCATCACTCTATTTCCAGACAACTGCAACGTGACCGGCCCCTTTTTTAACAACCTGAGAACTATGCCATTTGTACAGAATCTCACCGTAGAAAACACCTGGATCAACAGCTCATTTATGGAGGTGCTTCTGAAGAACGTGTGGCTCTCCTACCTTTATGACCTCTCATTTGTCAACATCACTTATAATGAAGATACACCAGACGGGTTTCAGTTTCGCACCATTAATCACACAATCAATCTTTGCTCAATTACCTTCAATGGTGTTACTCATTATCAATACAGGTACCCCACAATCAACATTAGTTTAGAGACCGTTTCAAATCTGAACTATATCAAGTTCTCTGGGACCGGAATGAACATTTTACCGTGTAAACTCCTGTCTGCCCTGCCATCACTGGAGACGCTGGATCTGTCAGATAACCTCTTAACGGATTCAGGCTTCTGGTGGTATCACTGTTCGTACACCTCCGTCTTCCCCAAACTCAGGAGACTGTCTTTGAACAAGAACCGCTTCAGCCGTCTCTCCTTTATCTCTGAGAAGACGCATCAGATGAAGACATTAGAGTCTCTGGACCTCAGCTTCAACTCCATCTACTTGGACAAGGACTGCTCTTGGCCTGATCAGCTGACTGAGCTCCGCCTGGCGAACAACAACCTGGGCAACAGAGTCTTTCAATACCTGTCCATGAACTTTGAGAGGATTGACTTGTCAAAGACGGGAATAACAGCCATAACGCAGGAGGATATGTCTCGGTTTCCCAAGCTGACACACCTCCAACTCAGCTCCAACAGCATCCAGGTGATCCCTGCAGATCTCAGCTCCCTGGTTCTGCTCAGCCTCTACGTAGACCAGAACGCTATCACATCTATATCCGGGGAGGTCTTGGCAGGACTTCCCAGACTTCAGACCCTCAAAGCTGGAAGCAATCCATTCGTCTGCTCATGTGACTCCTATTGGTTCGTCTCTGTTCTCAACAAGTCTTTGCTCCCGGACTGGCCCTTAGATTATACATGCAGCACCCCGCCATCTTTTGCAGGCCTGTCTCTCTCAGAGTACAAAACCAGTGAGCTGTCATGTGAGATGTGGCTTCAAGCTGCAGTTGCTATTcctgtaataataatggtatGTGCAGTCATAGGTCTGGTCTTCTATAAATGTGACGGAGTGTGGTATACAAAGATGTTATGGGTGTGGATCAGGGTGAAGAGGAGAGGCAGGAAACGCTCCAGCAGGTTGCAGAATGCATCATATAGTTATCACGCGTTCATCTCCTACAGTCATCAGGACTCCGGCTGGGTGGACGGCCAGCTGGCGCCCTCTCTGGAAGGTGCCGGGTTGTCACTCTGCGTTCACGAGCGTGACTTCGTCCCCGGCGAGTGGATCATAGACAACATCATCAACTGTGTGGAGTCCAGCTACAAGACGCTGTTTGTCCTCTCCAAACAGTTTGTCCAGAGCGAATGGTGCAACTACGAGCTCTTCTTTGCCCAGCACAGAGCCATCAGCGTCCAGCAGGACTCTTTAGTCTTCATACTTCTGGAGCCCATTCCGACAGACTCTCTGCCCAAGAAGTTCTTGAGACTTAGAAGTTTACTGAGGCAGCAGACGTACCTCGAGTGGCCCAAGGATGAACGGAAGCAGCAGCTTTTCTGGGCAAGTCTTAAATCCATGCTGCGCATGGCAGACAAATCTATGGTTCTGAAGGACGTGGCTTTGGCCTTTGCCGATACAGCACCTGTACTTACAGATCAAGTGTAA